In Geminocystis sp. NIES-3709, a single genomic region encodes these proteins:
- a CDS encoding ISAzo13-like element transposase-related protein: protein MLAWAKTMTWKGLRPIVNFSEKVYEKGISLTKKEMKNIEMHLERNPDLPKWDILIRSS from the coding sequence ATGTTAGCTTGGGCAAAAACCATGACATGGAAAGGATTAAGACCAATTGTTAACTTCAGTGAGAAAGTATATGAAAAAGGAATCTCTTTAACAAAAAAAGAAATGAAAAACATTGAAATGCACTTGGAACGTAATCCAGACTTGCCAAAATGGGATATTCTTATCCGATCTTCTTAG
- a CDS encoding restriction endonuclease subunit S gives MSKDNKKLPDGWQWVKLVDVCEINPRRPSDIKREDKTPTTFVPMSAVDEKRGIIADAEVKPYIEVKRGYTYFEEGDVLFAKITPCMENGKNAIATNLIDGFGLGTTEFHVIR, from the coding sequence ATGAGTAAGGATAATAAGAAGTTACCTGATGGTTGGCAATGGGTTAAATTAGTTGATGTTTGTGAAATTAATCCTCGTCGCCCAAGTGATATAAAAAGAGAGGATAAAACCCCGACAACATTTGTGCCAATGTCGGCAGTAGATGAAAAACGAGGAATTATTGCAGATGCGGAAGTAAAACCTTATATCGAAGTTAAACGAGGTTATACATATTTTGAAGAAGGTGATGTCTTATTTGCCAAAATAACTCCTTGTATGGAAAATGGCAAAAATGCGATCGCAACTAATTTAATTGATGGTTTTGGACTTGGTACAACAGAATTTCATGTAATTAGGTGA
- a CDS encoding DEAD/DEAH box helicase family protein: MNEAETRAKLIDPSLHRRGWTENHIRREETAGSIVIIDDRPRKLGKGRVDYILRLRLSDTTQPLAVAIIEAKAEYAPPNQGLEQVKRYGKLSNVPFVYSSNGHLFVEYDAFTGKTSKPKPLSQFPTPQDLQARYEQHKGFKLNAEIAKPLLTPYRGGEASRRYYQDAAIRAVFEKIASCHESNEALRALLSLATGAGKTYIATQILCRIADAGQLRRALFICDRTELRDQASAALKGIFGDDVAVVSGKNPQKNARILVATYQTLDVDTDEGTGNFLVNHYPENYFSHIIIDECHRSAWGKWSLVLTRNPDAVQIGLTATPRKLETTEDTPEVREDLQITADNVRYFGEPVYEYDIGQGIEDGYLAVCSIHPRNINLDYTGITIEEILARNPVDSITGQPVTEEEIRERYECTSYERRIELPDRVLVMCQDLFSALVQRGKPEQKTVIFCVSDKHADEVAITMNNIYVDWCGQNNRQLLSDYAFKCTAKNSGNDYLPDLKESSRSHFIATTVDLLTTGVDVPPLENIVFFRYMRSPLTFYQMIGRGTRLHPPSGKLMFRVYDYTNATRLFGEEFLTRLSPRKDDKTSDRVKEKGGSYNVESQKIITVEGFDVRITAGQKSILTMVNGETIPVSVEEYRERLGKRLIEEVSNIALFREIWIKPNSRNQLMSILPDGGRSPLVLRAVSELEDYDLFDILGELGYGIQLRTRKQRAEAFEYKQEKWLEMMPEATVATIKAITAQFAQNGTEELENPKLFQLPMVKKAGGIGALKEFGDPKEILLETKMRLFAA, encoded by the coding sequence ATGAATGAAGCAGAAACTAGAGCTAAGTTAATTGATCCGAGTTTACATCGAAGGGGATGGACGGAAAATCATATTCGTAGAGAGGAAACGGCAGGAAGTATCGTTATTATTGACGATCGACCCCGTAAATTGGGTAAGGGTAGAGTTGACTATATTTTAAGGTTAAGATTGTCCGATACCACTCAACCTCTAGCGGTGGCAATTATCGAAGCGAAGGCGGAATATGCACCGCCAAATCAGGGTTTAGAACAAGTAAAGCGTTATGGCAAGTTGTCTAATGTGCCTTTTGTTTATAGTTCCAATGGTCATTTATTTGTCGAATATGACGCATTTACGGGAAAAACCAGTAAACCTAAACCGTTGAGTCAGTTTCCTACTCCCCAAGATTTACAAGCTAGATATGAACAACACAAGGGTTTTAAGTTAAATGCAGAAATAGCGAAACCGTTATTAACTCCCTATCGTGGTGGGGAAGCGTCAAGACGATATTATCAAGATGCGGCAATTCGAGCGGTATTCGAGAAGATTGCTTCTTGTCATGAGAGTAATGAGGCTTTAAGGGCTTTATTAAGTTTAGCAACTGGAGCGGGTAAAACCTATATTGCAACTCAAATTCTATGTCGTATAGCAGATGCTGGACAGTTAAGACGGGCTTTATTTATTTGCGATCGAACGGAATTAAGGGATCAAGCTAGTGCGGCGTTAAAGGGTATTTTTGGGGACGATGTGGCGGTGGTGTCGGGTAAGAATCCTCAGAAAAATGCACGGATTTTAGTGGCTACTTATCAAACTTTAGATGTTGATACCGATGAAGGAACAGGTAATTTCTTAGTTAATCATTATCCCGAAAATTACTTCAGTCATATCATTATAGATGAGTGTCATAGATCGGCGTGGGGTAAATGGTCATTAGTGTTAACTCGTAATCCTGATGCGGTGCAAATCGGTTTAACTGCCACTCCCCGTAAGTTAGAGACTACCGAAGACACTCCCGAAGTGAGGGAAGATTTACAGATTACGGCGGATAATGTACGTTATTTTGGTGAGCCTGTTTATGAGTATGATATTGGTCAGGGTATTGAAGATGGTTATTTAGCGGTTTGTTCCATTCACCCTCGTAACATCAATTTAGATTATACGGGTATAACTATTGAGGAGATTTTGGCACGGAATCCTGTGGATAGTATTACAGGGCAACCCGTCACGGAGGAGGAGATTCGAGAGCGTTATGAGTGTACTAGCTATGAGCGTCGCATTGAGCTTCCTGATAGGGTTTTAGTGATGTGTCAAGATTTATTCTCGGCTTTAGTACAAAGGGGCAAACCAGAGCAAAAGACTGTTATTTTCTGTGTTAGTGATAAACACGCTGATGAGGTGGCTATTACTATGAATAATATTTATGTTGATTGGTGTGGTCAAAATAACCGTCAACTTTTGTCTGATTATGCTTTTAAATGTACGGCAAAAAATTCGGGTAATGATTATTTACCAGATTTAAAGGAGTCTTCGAGAAGTCATTTTATCGCTACTACCGTGGATTTGTTGACGACTGGGGTGGATGTGCCTCCGTTGGAAAATATTGTTTTTTTCCGCTATATGCGATCGCCCCTCACTTTTTATCAGATGATTGGTAGGGGTACAAGGTTACATCCTCCTTCGGGTAAGTTGATGTTTCGGGTTTATGACTATACCAATGCGACTCGTTTATTTGGGGAGGAGTTTTTGACGAGGTTATCTCCCCGTAAGGATGACAAGACAAGTGATCGAGTTAAGGAGAAGGGGGGGAGTTATAATGTGGAATCTCAAAAAATTATTACGGTGGAAGGTTTTGATGTACGCATTACCGCAGGGCAAAAGTCCATTTTAACGATGGTAAATGGTGAGACAATTCCTGTGAGTGTGGAGGAATACCGAGAAAGATTAGGGAAACGGTTAATTGAGGAGGTGTCCAATATTGCTCTATTTCGAGAGATTTGGATTAAGCCTAATAGTCGTAATCAGTTAATGAGTATTTTACCTGATGGGGGGCGATCGCCTCTAGTATTAAGAGCGGTGTCGGAGTTGGAAGACTATGATTTATTTGATATTTTAGGGGAATTGGGTTATGGTATTCAGTTACGCACCCGTAAACAACGGGCAGAAGCCTTTGAGTATAAGCAAGAAAAATGGTTAGAAATGATGCCAGAAGCCACAGTAGCGACAATAAAAGCCATTACGGCTCAATTTGCTCAAAATGGTACGGAAGAGCTAGAAAACCCTAAATTATTTCAGTTGCCAATGGTGAAAAAAGCAGGGGGAATTGGTGCTTTAAAAGAGTTTGGCGATCCTAAAGAGATATTATTAGAGACTAAAATGAGGTTATTTGCTGCATGA
- a CDS encoding MerR family transcriptional regulator: MDKQFFTSKEAATIAGLTYRQVEYWRKKDIIVPTVNTEGSGHNVYYSLCELWQLALMGYLLDMGLDFQICCQILNEFKERHEEFMKDPLDFSPLKYTLCPDPEKGFTLKHLSPIEITQALSRGESVLLLWTENVNQRLIEGLSLVLTPKKKPLLTRK; this comes from the coding sequence ATGGATAAACAGTTTTTTACTAGCAAAGAAGCGGCAACCATTGCAGGATTAACTTATCGTCAGGTGGAATACTGGCGTAAGAAGGATATTATCGTGCCAACTGTTAACACTGAAGGTAGTGGTCACAATGTCTATTATTCTCTGTGTGAGTTATGGCAGTTAGCCTTAATGGGTTATCTGTTAGATATGGGATTGGACTTTCAAATTTGTTGTCAGATATTAAATGAATTTAAAGAGCGTCATGAAGAATTTATGAAAGATCCTCTGGATTTTTCCCCTCTCAAATATACTCTGTGTCCAGATCCCGAAAAGGGTTTTACTCTCAAACATCTTTCTCCCATTGAAATTACTCAGGCTTTATCAAGGGGTGAGAGTGTTCTTCTGTTATGGACGGAGAATGTTAATCAAAGGCTGATTGAAGGTTTATCCCTCGTTTTAACTCCTAAAAAAAAACCTTTGTTGACAAGGAAATGA
- the cas12k gene encoding type V CRISPR-associated protein Cas12k (Type V-K CRISPR systems have also been known as with the large Cas12k protein, has also been known as type V-U5, and Cas12k as C2c5.): protein MTIKTICCQLIAPEQTRQRLWQYMAEQYTPLMTELIRQVGEHPDLSQWQDKGKMPSNIVKDLCATLKQIRPFTGLPSNFYQSAINQVNYIFASWLASQHKLKLRLNGKRYYFSMLYSDQDLVKNSGHTLTEIRSQAQIILNQISNKKTEEKHKYLFQHHRESSNILGKTAITYLIKHNQKIPTEPEHRDKFEKLYRKTQIQIEKLEKQIEARLPKGRNLSEQQWLNTLITASQNVPKDENEAKLWQKYILTDSNSLPYPVSYETNENLVWSLDEQGRLNLRFNGLGKLTFKVYCDNRQLHYFQQFLQDQTIKKSGKNKHSSGLFLLRSAMLVWKPNESKGKSWNKNTLHLHCAIDTRLLTLEGTQEVREEKLTQVTNIIQSMEKKPSLNDNQKQCLKRKKTSQKNLHESFLRPSRAKYQGNPNIIVGVALGLKHPVTVSIVDMATQKVIAYRSTKQLLGKNYKLLNRYKVQKQRQAHQRHVNQRQSSSVSFGDSNQGKYLNDLLVGAVMDLATQYQAGNIVLPKLDHIREIVESEIKVKAEKKIPLSVDLQKKYAKTYRMSVHQWGYGLFIDGLQNQAKRLSISIEERKQPIRGSPQEQSRDLVLGK from the coding sequence ATGACAATTAAAACTATTTGTTGCCAGTTAATCGCCCCTGAACAAACCCGCCAAAGGCTCTGGCAATATATGGCGGAACAATATACCCCACTGATGACAGAATTGATAAGACAAGTGGGGGAGCATCCTGATTTGTCTCAATGGCAGGATAAGGGAAAGATGCCCTCTAATATTGTCAAGGATTTATGTGCTACTCTTAAACAAATTCGACCCTTCACAGGATTACCAAGTAATTTTTATCAATCAGCTATTAATCAAGTTAATTATATCTTTGCTTCTTGGTTAGCGTCACAACATAAGCTCAAGCTGAGACTCAATGGTAAACGCTATTATTTTTCTATGCTTTACAGTGACCAAGATTTAGTCAAAAATAGCGGACATACCTTAACTGAAATTCGCTCTCAAGCTCAGATAATTCTCAACCAAATATCTAATAAAAAGACAGAAGAAAAGCATAAGTATTTATTTCAACACCATCGTGAAAGCAGTAACATTTTAGGAAAGACGGCTATCACTTATTTAATCAAGCATAACCAGAAGATACCAACTGAACCTGAGCATAGGGATAAATTTGAGAAACTTTACCGTAAGACGCAGATACAAATAGAAAAACTAGAAAAACAGATTGAAGCAAGACTACCGAAAGGAAGAAATTTAAGTGAGCAACAATGGTTAAATACTCTTATCACTGCTTCTCAAAATGTACCCAAAGATGAAAATGAGGCTAAATTATGGCAGAAGTATATCCTTACAGATAGTAATTCTTTGCCTTATCCAGTCAGTTATGAAACTAATGAGAATCTTGTCTGGAGTCTTGACGAGCAAGGGCGTTTGAATCTTCGCTTTAATGGACTAGGCAAATTAACTTTTAAGGTTTATTGCGATAACAGACAGTTACATTATTTCCAACAGTTTCTTCAGGATCAAACTATCAAGAAGAGTGGTAAGAATAAGCATTCTAGCGGTTTGTTCCTATTACGTTCGGCTATGTTAGTCTGGAAACCCAATGAGAGTAAGGGTAAATCATGGAATAAGAATACTTTACACCTTCATTGTGCTATTGATACTCGTTTATTAACCCTTGAAGGTACACAGGAGGTTCGAGAGGAGAAACTAACTCAAGTTACTAATATTATCCAAAGTATGGAGAAGAAACCTTCTCTCAATGATAATCAAAAGCAGTGCCTTAAACGGAAAAAGACCAGTCAGAAGAACTTACATGAGTCTTTCCTTCGCCCTAGCAGGGCAAAATATCAAGGAAATCCTAATATTATCGTGGGGGTGGCTTTAGGCTTAAAACATCCTGTGACGGTTAGTATTGTTGATATGGCAACCCAGAAGGTTATTGCTTATCGTAGTACTAAACAGTTATTGGGCAAGAATTATAAGTTGCTGAACCGTTATAAGGTACAAAAGCAACGTCAAGCCCATCAGCGTCATGTGAATCAACGGCAATCTTCATCTGTTTCTTTTGGTGATTCTAATCAGGGAAAATATCTTAATGATTTATTGGTTGGTGCTGTGATGGATTTAGCCACTCAATATCAAGCAGGAAATATTGTTCTTCCTAAATTAGACCATATCCGAGAGATTGTTGAGAGTGAAATAAAGGTTAAGGCTGAGAAAAAGATTCCCTTATCGGTCGATCTTCAGAAGAAGTACGCTAAAACCTATCGTATGAGCGTTCATCAATGGGGTTATGGTCTTTTCATCGATGGTCTTCAAAATCAAGCCAAGAGACTTTCTATATCCATAGAGGAGAGAAAACAACCTATAAGGGGTAGTCCTCAAGAGCAATCTAGGGATTTAGTTTTGGGTAAATGA
- the plsY gene encoding glycerol-3-phosphate 1-O-acyltransferase PlsY, translated as MTTYLLISVSLVLVAYILGSIPTGYIIARALKGIDIREFGSGSTGATNVLRNVGKGAAIAVLLIDMIKGVLAVYLVKLTYIYFDILPIQWQGWLIAIASLIAVIGHSKSIWLNFSGGKSAAISLGILLAMNPVVGFGTFTIFLTILGICKIVSLSSISAAIAVNILMVIFNPTIPYISFTIIAGIYVIVRHRTNIDRIIAGTEPRIGQTG; from the coding sequence ATGACTACTTATTTATTGATTAGTGTAAGCCTTGTTCTTGTTGCTTATATACTCGGCTCTATTCCCACAGGATATATAATAGCTCGTGCATTGAAAGGTATTGATATTCGAGAATTTGGCTCCGGTTCTACTGGTGCGACAAACGTACTCAGAAATGTAGGGAAAGGGGCAGCGATCGCTGTATTGTTAATTGATATGATCAAAGGAGTATTAGCAGTATATTTAGTCAAATTAACTTATATTTACTTCGATATATTACCAATTCAGTGGCAAGGATGGTTAATCGCTATAGCTTCATTAATAGCAGTTATTGGTCACAGTAAGTCCATTTGGCTTAACTTTTCTGGTGGAAAATCCGCCGCTATTAGTTTAGGTATTTTACTGGCAATGAATCCGGTGGTAGGATTCGGTACTTTTACTATTTTTCTGACGATTTTAGGCATTTGCAAAATAGTATCTTTGAGTTCGATCTCTGCGGCGATCGCCGTTAATATATTAATGGTTATATTTAACCCGACTATACCCTATATAAGTTTTACCATTATTGCAGGTATTTATGTAATTGTTCGTCATCGTACTAATATCGATCGAATTATAGCAGGAACAGAACCTCGCATTGGGCAAACTGGATAA
- a CDS encoding HAD-IIIA family hydrolase, with translation MKALFLDRDGVVIKYIPYLSQAEQVHISQGAKEALKTWQTQGYKLVIVTNQSGISRGYFNYDDVIAIHQKILDEYGQFGVKFEDILLCPHQPADNCPCRKPSPYLLLNYSQKHNIDLSRSYFIGDAPSDIECAINANCQPVLVLTGRGEETKSKLSKYPISIPIFNSLCETVELAIMGNEE, from the coding sequence ATGAAAGCATTATTTTTAGATAGGGATGGAGTGGTAATAAAATATATTCCTTATCTTAGTCAAGCAGAACAAGTACATATTTCTCAAGGGGCAAAAGAAGCCTTAAAAACTTGGCAAACCCAAGGATATAAATTAGTTATCGTGACAAATCAATCGGGTATTAGCCGAGGTTATTTTAATTATGATGATGTCATTGCTATACATCAAAAAATCTTAGATGAATATGGGCAATTTGGAGTAAAATTCGAGGATATTCTTCTTTGTCCTCATCAACCTGCTGATAATTGTCCATGTCGCAAACCATCTCCATATCTATTGTTAAATTATAGTCAAAAACACAATATTGATCTATCTCGATCGTACTTTATCGGAGATGCGCCCAGTGATATAGAATGTGCTATAAATGCGAATTGTCAGCCTGTATTAGTGTTAACAGGTAGAGGAGAAGAAACCAAATCAAAATTGTCGAAATATCCTATTTCTATTCCTATTTTTAATTCTCTCTGTGAAACTGTAGAATTAGCAATCATGGGTAATGAGGAATGA
- a CDS encoding serine hydrolase, translated as MVFFSTNETLTTQAENILNATWQKFPTLAKNQIALTWIVYDEPVIVNTGGALSPEEFWQYPLQGFSYRGVETIYPASVVKLFYLVAIYEWLQGRMVTESSELNRGIKDMIVDSSNDATSFVVDVLSGTTSGAELSIGPFETWKYQRNIVNRYYQSLGWEELSTINVNQKTWSDGPYGRERMFVGEIYDNRNMLTTNAVARLFHSIIGGVAVSSMASQKMMDLLKRDVDRKTLGENEEENQINGFLGESLPHNSNLWSKAGWTSTVRHDCAYIEIQDKKPYILIVFTEGKENSKNRNIIPFISRQFSEIV; from the coding sequence ATGGTTTTTTTCTCTACCAACGAAACGTTAACAACTCAAGCAGAAAATATTCTTAACGCTACATGGCAAAAATTCCCAACTTTAGCAAAAAATCAGATCGCTTTGACTTGGATTGTCTATGATGAGCCTGTGATAGTTAATACTGGTGGTGCTTTATCTCCAGAAGAATTTTGGCAATATCCCTTACAGGGTTTTAGTTATAGGGGTGTCGAAACAATTTATCCCGCTAGTGTTGTTAAATTATTCTATTTGGTTGCTATTTATGAATGGTTACAAGGAAGAATGGTTACAGAATCTTCAGAGTTGAATCGTGGTATAAAAGATATGATTGTGGATTCTAGTAATGATGCTACCAGTTTTGTTGTTGATGTATTAAGTGGGACTACTTCTGGTGCTGAATTATCGATCGGACCATTTGAAACATGGAAGTATCAAAGAAATATCGTAAATCGATATTATCAATCTTTGGGATGGGAAGAATTATCTACCATTAATGTTAACCAAAAAACATGGAGTGATGGCCCTTACGGTAGAGAAAGAATGTTTGTAGGAGAAATTTACGATAATCGCAATATGTTAACGACAAATGCTGTAGCGAGATTATTCCATAGTATCATTGGAGGGGTTGCAGTTTCTTCTATGGCTTCTCAAAAAATGATGGATTTATTAAAAAGAGATGTCGATCGTAAAACTCTAGGAGAAAATGAAGAAGAAAACCAAATTAATGGTTTTTTAGGAGAAAGTCTTCCTCATAATAGTAATTTATGGTCAAAAGCAGGATGGACTTCTACAGTACGACATGATTGTGCCTATATTGAAATCCAAGACAAAAAACCCTACATTCTGATTGTCTTTACTGAAGGAAAAGAAAACAGTAAAAATCGTAACATCATACCGTTTATTTCCCGTCAGTTTTCGGAAATAGTCTAA
- a CDS encoding Fe(3+) ABC transporter substrate-binding protein gives MNKVSRRLFLGAGGALGAVALAEFTGVKTSFAQRGQQINLYSSRHYNTDNRLYTDFQKQTGIKVNLIEGKGEELLERIKSEGRNSPADIFLTADVGNIWQAQQAGIFSPVNSSTLNQRIPANLRDTSKNQWFGFSTRVRVIMYRKGKVNPSQLSTYQDLANPKWRGKLIMRTSTNIYNQSLTAWLLGIDGQAKTEQWAKGIVANFARKPQGGDRDQFEAVAAGIADLTVANTYYLAGYANSTDAKKKEIFSKIGVFFPNQGKGQSGAFSNISGGGVLKNAPNRAGAIKFLEYLTSPSAQNYFAKGNFEYPVVKGAQIDPVLKNFGTFRSSSSSLTGVGPNLANAVKILDRAGWK, from the coding sequence ATGAACAAAGTTAGCAGAAGATTATTCTTAGGAGCTGGCGGTGCTTTAGGAGCAGTAGCTTTAGCAGAATTTACCGGCGTAAAAACTTCTTTTGCCCAAAGGGGACAACAGATTAATTTATATTCATCTCGTCACTACAATACAGATAACAGATTATATACAGATTTTCAAAAACAAACAGGAATTAAAGTCAACTTAATTGAAGGAAAAGGAGAGGAGTTATTAGAAAGAATTAAAAGTGAGGGACGTAACTCTCCTGCGGATATTTTTTTGACAGCAGATGTAGGAAATATTTGGCAAGCACAACAGGCAGGTATTTTTTCTCCAGTTAATTCTTCTACTTTAAATCAAAGGATCCCGGCAAATCTTCGAGATACATCCAAAAATCAATGGTTTGGATTTAGTACAAGAGTTCGAGTCATTATGTACAGAAAAGGAAAAGTTAACCCTAGTCAATTATCTACCTATCAAGATTTAGCTAATCCTAAATGGCGTGGGAAATTGATTATGCGTACTTCTACCAATATCTATAATCAATCTTTAACTGCATGGCTTTTGGGTATTGATGGACAAGCAAAAACTGAACAATGGGCAAAGGGTATTGTAGCTAATTTCGCCCGTAAACCTCAAGGGGGCGATCGAGATCAGTTTGAAGCTGTAGCAGCTGGTATTGCAGATCTAACTGTTGCAAATACATATTATTTAGCCGGTTATGCTAATTCTACCGATGCTAAAAAGAAAGAAATATTTAGTAAAATAGGAGTGTTTTTCCCCAATCAAGGTAAAGGACAAAGTGGAGCTTTTTCTAATATTAGTGGTGGTGGAGTGTTAAAAAATGCACCGAATAGAGCAGGGGCAATCAAGTTCTTAGAATATTTAACCAGTCCTAGTGCTCAAAATTATTTTGCCAAAGGAAACTTTGAATATCCTGTAGTCAAAGGTGCACAAATTGATCCTGTATTAAAGAATTTTGGTACATTTAGATCTTCTTCTAGTTCTTTAACTGGAGTCGGCCCTAATTTAGCTAATGCAGTTAAAATACTTGATCGAGCAGGTTGGAAGTAA
- the psb34 gene encoding photosystem II assembly protein Psb34 codes for MYTTINEEGTLNNYAREPQMYYSNYPSPEQQRNYLKWGTLALLLLTSLLLTTLAVS; via the coding sequence ATGTACACTACCATCAACGAAGAAGGAACTCTCAATAATTATGCCCGTGAACCCCAGATGTACTATAGTAATTATCCATCTCCAGAACAGCAACGTAATTATCTCAAATGGGGAACTCTTGCATTATTACTATTAACTTCCTTACTGTTAACAACTTTAGCAGTTAGTTAA
- the psbA gene encoding photosystem II q(b) protein produces the protein MTTTLQQQQSSTWEQFCQWITSTNNRLYVGWFGTLMIPTLLTATTCFIIAFIAAPPVDIDGIREPVAGSLLYGNNIISGAVVPSSNAIGLHFYPIWEAASLDEWLYNGGPYQLVVFHFLIGIFCYMGRQWELSFRLGMRPWICVAYSAPVSAASAVFLIYPIGQGSFSDGMPLGISGTFNFMFVFQAEHNILMHPFHMLGVAGVFGGSLFSAMHGSLVTSSLVRETTETESQNYGYKFGQEEETYNIVAAHGYFGRLIFQYASFNNSRALHFFLGAWPVIGIWFTAMGVSTMAFNLNGFNFNQSILDSQGHVIGTWADVLNRANIGIEVMHERNAHNFPLDLASAEPVSAPVING, from the coding sequence ATGACTACCACTTTACAACAACAACAGTCTTCCACTTGGGAGCAGTTTTGTCAGTGGATCACTTCTACCAACAACCGCTTATATGTAGGTTGGTTCGGTACTTTGATGATCCCTACCCTCTTAACTGCTACCACTTGTTTTATTATCGCCTTTATCGCAGCTCCTCCCGTTGACATTGACGGTATTCGTGAGCCTGTAGCTGGATCTTTGTTATACGGTAACAACATCATCTCTGGTGCGGTTGTTCCTTCTTCCAACGCTATTGGTTTACACTTCTACCCCATTTGGGAAGCAGCATCTTTAGATGAGTGGTTATACAACGGTGGTCCTTACCAATTAGTAGTATTCCATTTCTTAATCGGAATCTTCTGCTACATGGGCCGTCAGTGGGAATTATCTTTCCGCTTAGGTATGCGTCCTTGGATCTGTGTTGCTTACTCAGCACCTGTGTCTGCTGCAAGCGCAGTATTCTTAATCTACCCCATCGGTCAAGGTTCCTTCTCTGATGGTATGCCTTTAGGAATCTCTGGAACCTTTAACTTCATGTTCGTGTTCCAAGCAGAGCATAACATTTTAATGCACCCCTTCCATATGTTAGGAGTAGCAGGTGTGTTTGGTGGTTCTTTATTCTCCGCAATGCACGGTTCTCTCGTAACTTCTTCTTTAGTTCGTGAAACCACCGAAACCGAGTCTCAAAACTATGGTTACAAATTCGGTCAAGAAGAAGAAACCTACAACATCGTAGCGGCTCATGGATACTTTGGTCGTTTAATCTTCCAATATGCGTCCTTCAATAATAGCCGTGCGTTACACTTCTTCTTAGGTGCATGGCCTGTCATTGGTATTTGGTTCACCGCAATGGGTGTAAGTACCATGGCATTCAACTTAAACGGTTTCAACTTCAACCAATCTATCTTAGATAGCCAAGGTCATGTAATTGGAACTTGGGCAGACGTATTAAACCGTGCAAACATCGGTATCGAAGTAATGCACGAACGTAATGCTCACAACTTCCCCTTAGATTTAGCAAGTGCAGAGCCTGTATCTGCTCCTGTAATCAACGGTTAA
- a CDS encoding Crp/Fnr family transcriptional regulator: protein MRNNKILENQILASISQDEYKILFFNLENVSLTSGQVIYKLHQEIEYVYFPLHSMISLVSILSDKSTTEIGLIGNEGFVGLPVFLGGNHATSDTIVQIPDSAMKLDAKIFLTESHRSGELQRILLLYTQARLTQISQNAVCKCHHSIDKQFACWLLFAHDSVNQDELPLTQQFIAQMLGVRRSSVTEVAQKFQKAGIIRYTRGHITILERIILESTACECYKFVKSEFHRLLNFT, encoded by the coding sequence GTGAGAAATAATAAAATTTTAGAGAATCAAATACTAGCGTCCATATCTCAAGATGAATATAAAATACTATTTTTCAATCTGGAAAATGTTTCTTTAACATCAGGGCAAGTGATTTATAAGCTACATCAGGAAATTGAATATGTTTATTTTCCCCTACATTCTATGATTTCTCTGGTGTCAATTCTATCGGATAAAAGCACCACTGAGATTGGTTTAATCGGAAATGAAGGATTTGTGGGACTTCCTGTATTTTTAGGGGGAAATCATGCCACCAGTGATACGATCGTACAAATTCCTGATAGTGCCATGAAATTGGATGCTAAAATATTTTTAACTGAATCTCATCGATCGGGAGAACTTCAGCGAATATTATTATTATATACTCAAGCTCGACTGACTCAAATATCTCAAAATGCTGTCTGTAAATGTCATCATTCCATTGACAAACAATTTGCTTGTTGGTTATTATTTGCCCATGATTCTGTTAATCAAGATGAATTACCCTTAACTCAACAATTTATTGCCCAAATGTTAGGAGTTAGACGATCGAGCGTTACTGAAGTAGCTCAAAAGTTTCAAAAAGCCGGTATAATCCGTTATACAAGGGGACATATAACCATATTAGAAAGAATTATTCTCGAATCCACTGCTTGTGAATGTTATAAATTTGTCAAATCAGAATTTCACAGACTACTCAACTTCACTTAA